A DNA window from Kitasatospora atroaurantiaca contains the following coding sequences:
- a CDS encoding DMT family transporter, translating to MAWVVLIIAGVLETVWAVALESSKGFSRLVPSLVFAVTLVLSMGGLAYAMRSIPLGTGYAVWVGIGAIGTVLYGMAMLGDGVTVARVTCLVLILGGVVGLKVLH from the coding sequence ATGGCCTGGGTCGTCCTGATCATCGCCGGTGTCCTGGAGACGGTGTGGGCGGTTGCCCTGGAGTCTTCCAAGGGCTTCTCCCGGCTGGTCCCCAGCCTGGTCTTCGCCGTCACCCTCGTGCTCAGCATGGGCGGCCTGGCGTACGCGATGCGCAGCATCCCGCTCGGCACGGGCTATGCGGTGTGGGTCGGCATCGGCGCGATCGGCACGGTCCTGTACGGCATGGCGATGCTGGGCGACGGTGTGACGGTGGCCCGGGTCACCTGTCTGGTGCTGATCCTCGGTGGGGTCGTCGGACTCAAGGTGCTGCACTGA
- a CDS encoding helix-turn-helix domain-containing protein produces the protein MASTLHPELPVGELIAARQFGVQFSRILLRYDRGARYKSHGPHLDDREHRPGATTHAGPTVRFMAATHTAWKIPDDHRTDPAYIEAAAAAALGQAVHDRRNALGLTGQELADRARLTVDEVEQIEGGGTAPTLALLRSLASALDAQLDASIYAEQARLMFVAHAI, from the coding sequence ATGGCCTCCACGCTCCACCCCGAATTGCCGGTCGGCGAATTAATCGCCGCCCGGCAATTCGGGGTGCAATTCTCGAGAATTCTCCTGCGCTACGACAGAGGCGCACGATACAAATCGCACGGCCCTCATCTGGATGACCGTGAACACCGGCCGGGCGCCACCACCCATGCCGGGCCTACTGTCCGGTTCATGGCCGCTACCCACACCGCGTGGAAGATCCCGGACGACCACCGCACCGATCCCGCGTACATCGAGGCTGCCGCGGCCGCCGCGCTCGGCCAGGCCGTCCATGACCGCCGCAACGCCCTTGGGCTCACCGGACAGGAGCTCGCCGACCGGGCCCGGCTGACGGTTGACGAGGTGGAACAGATCGAAGGCGGCGGCACTGCACCCACGCTCGCCCTGCTGCGCAGCCTGGCATCGGCACTCGACGCCCAGCTCGACGCATCCATCTACGCCGAGCAGGCCAGGCTGATGTTCGTCGCACACGCCATCTGA
- a CDS encoding WXG100 family type VII secretion target yields MTAKSNFEHENLIPLKRMVEHSNPGRLHEVSDHWKSVEAELRSAAEELQKAVQHASEHWEGTAAQGFTTRAGQIQTSIANTADHAANTSTAMKFAGDALQQTKDTMAKVRVPSSFESGAKWVSDLGDRSDAQFKADLASGMDRFAAVNKNRDELSATEISHQYAIGIMEHLAPQYSQAATYMTPPEGGGIDGGAGYPPKPENPTPQQITPQPTPQPHYPESPNTPPSNQPGHIDPRTPTGPGHPSIPTPPTGQPPINTHPVPLPDPRTGIDSLPPSPVINPPGTGQVPGGGPGLGGGGGGLGGPGIGGGGGGGGLGGGGFPGGLGGGLGGLGGGRGGSTGSTSRPGGAGSTSGGGAGAGGRGAGSGAAGTGAAGQGRGGAPGMGGMHAPSGGAGGGKGAGGKGGSGLVRRGGGTVGGARAGGASGRAFTEGGSGLGKGRGQNGAPGAGGAHGMGGAAGNKKKGKNGNRPDYLVEDEDTWRTGGSANPPVIE; encoded by the coding sequence ATGACTGCCAAGTCGAACTTCGAACACGAGAACCTGATCCCGCTCAAGCGGATGGTCGAGCACTCGAACCCTGGCCGGCTCCACGAGGTCAGCGACCACTGGAAGAGCGTGGAAGCCGAGCTTCGGAGTGCCGCCGAGGAGCTCCAGAAGGCGGTGCAGCACGCTTCCGAGCACTGGGAGGGAACTGCGGCGCAGGGCTTCACCACGCGCGCCGGGCAGATTCAGACCAGCATCGCCAACACGGCTGATCATGCGGCGAACACCTCCACCGCGATGAAGTTCGCGGGAGATGCCCTGCAGCAGACCAAGGACACCATGGCCAAGGTCAGGGTGCCCAGTTCGTTCGAGAGTGGCGCGAAATGGGTCTCCGATCTCGGTGACCGCTCCGACGCGCAGTTCAAGGCGGACCTGGCGAGCGGCATGGACCGCTTCGCAGCGGTCAACAAGAACCGGGACGAGCTGTCGGCGACCGAGATCTCGCATCAGTACGCGATCGGGATCATGGAGCACCTGGCGCCGCAGTACTCCCAGGCCGCCACCTATATGACCCCCCCGGAGGGGGGCGGGATTGACGGCGGAGCGGGCTACCCGCCCAAGCCCGAGAACCCCACGCCGCAGCAGATCACCCCGCAGCCCACCCCGCAGCCGCACTACCCCGAGAGCCCGAACACGCCGCCCTCGAACCAGCCGGGTCACATCGACCCGCGCACCCCCACCGGCCCGGGGCACCCGTCCATCCCGACCCCGCCGACCGGCCAGCCGCCCATCAACACCCATCCGGTTCCCCTGCCCGACCCCCGCACCGGCATCGACTCCCTGCCGCCCTCCCCGGTCATCAATCCGCCCGGCACCGGCCAGGTTCCCGGCGGTGGCCCCGGCCTCGGTGGCGGCGGTGGCGGTCTTGGCGGCCCCGGCATCGGTGGTGGCGGCGGTGGCGGCGGCCTCGGTGGTGGTGGATTCCCGGGCGGTCTCGGTGGTGGCCTCGGTGGCCTTGGCGGCGGCAGGGGCGGTTCGACCGGCTCCACCAGCCGGCCGGGTGGCGCCGGTTCCACCTCCGGAGGTGGCGCGGGTGCCGGCGGCCGAGGCGCGGGCAGCGGTGCTGCCGGCACCGGCGCAGCCGGCCAGGGCCGTGGCGGCGCGCCCGGTATGGGCGGAATGCATGCCCCGAGCGGTGGCGCCGGCGGCGGCAAGGGTGCCGGCGGCAAGGGCGGCAGCGGCCTGGTCCGGCGCGGCGGCGGTACGGTCGGCGGCGCGCGTGCGGGTGGCGCCAGCGGCCGGGCCTTCACCGAGGGCGGCTCCGGCCTCGGCAAGGGCCGCGGCCAGAACGGCGCTCCCGGCGCAGGCGGTGCCCACGGCATGGGCGGCGCAGCCGGCAACAAGAAGAAGGGCAAGAACGGCAACCGCCCGGACTACCTCGTCGAGGACGAGGACACCTGGCGTACCGGAGGCTCCGCCAACCCCCCGGTGATCGAGTAA
- a CDS encoding S8 family serine peptidase: MTLTKTLRALSATMLAGGLLLTSATGASADQVRDGQWPNQVFNLDKVWSVSKGDGVIVAVIDSGVDASHPDLAGNVLPGSDPSGKGLNTRPTDPHGTKMAALIAAHGHGDGAGVVGLAPGAKILPIYKGTDSGSDAVPQGIRWAVEHNAKVINISLAGLIGGNELTEAIAFAAQHDVLIVAGSGNDGSAVASPAKESGVLAVGGVDKANTVWKGSNFGPEVLLSAPAVDIVSAGSCDGRQYCISTGTSDATAYVSGAAALIRAKYPKLTAGQVANRLIKSALVPSALKGAKLPDEHYGYGIIRPYEALTQNIPAGSAQGPLGKPAGSSSGDTQSPGATSPSTTGPDATDPAAVPPLAVDDSDGTIATVFYALGFGLVILAALVAVIVVVSRRRRAPAAGQPGPAPYGTPPGAWPQAQPPYPNQPQPPYGTQAPPPGYPPQQPYQNPYSQDGNQQR, translated from the coding sequence ATGACGCTGACCAAGACCTTGCGCGCGCTCAGCGCCACGATGCTGGCCGGCGGCCTGCTGCTGACCTCCGCCACGGGCGCCTCGGCGGACCAGGTCCGTGACGGGCAGTGGCCCAACCAGGTGTTCAACCTGGACAAGGTGTGGTCGGTGAGCAAGGGCGACGGCGTGATCGTCGCGGTCATCGACAGTGGTGTGGATGCCAGTCACCCTGACCTGGCGGGCAATGTACTGCCGGGGTCCGACCCGAGCGGCAAGGGGCTCAATACGCGCCCGACTGATCCGCACGGCACCAAGATGGCCGCCCTGATCGCCGCGCACGGCCACGGTGACGGAGCCGGCGTGGTCGGTCTGGCGCCGGGCGCGAAGATTCTCCCCATCTACAAGGGGACCGACAGCGGCAGCGATGCAGTCCCCCAGGGAATTCGCTGGGCGGTGGAACACAACGCCAAGGTCATCAACATCTCGCTGGCCGGCCTTATCGGCGGCAACGAGTTGACCGAAGCCATTGCCTTTGCTGCCCAGCATGACGTGCTGATCGTGGCAGGTTCAGGGAACGACGGGTCGGCAGTCGCCTCCCCGGCGAAGGAGTCGGGCGTGCTGGCCGTCGGTGGGGTCGACAAGGCCAACACCGTCTGGAAGGGCTCCAATTTCGGTCCGGAGGTCCTGCTCTCGGCCCCGGCCGTCGACATCGTGAGCGCCGGCAGTTGCGACGGGCGACAGTACTGCATCTCGACCGGTACTTCCGATGCGACGGCCTACGTCTCCGGGGCTGCTGCGCTGATCCGCGCCAAGTATCCGAAGCTGACGGCAGGTCAGGTCGCGAACCGCCTGATCAAGTCGGCGCTCGTCCCTTCCGCGCTCAAGGGCGCCAAGCTGCCGGACGAGCACTATGGTTACGGAATCATCCGGCCGTACGAGGCCCTCACTCAGAACATTCCGGCCGGATCCGCCCAAGGGCCGCTTGGCAAGCCTGCCGGATCCAGCTCGGGTGACACGCAGTCGCCGGGTGCAACTTCTCCCAGCACCACGGGGCCTGACGCCACGGATCCTGCCGCCGTACCGCCTCTGGCGGTCGACGACTCCGACGGGACCATCGCGACCGTGTTCTACGCGCTGGGTTTCGGTCTGGTAATCCTCGCCGCACTGGTTGCCGTGATCGTCGTGGTCAGCCGCCGCCGTCGGGCCCCGGCAGCCGGGCAGCCCGGACCGGCTCCGTACGGGACTCCGCCGGGGGCCTGGCCGCAGGCCCAGCCGCCGTACCCGAACCAGCCGCAGCCGCCGTACGGCACCCAGGCGCCGCCGCCCGGCTACCCGCCCCAGCAGCCCTACCAGAACCCGTACAGCCAGGACGGGAACCAGCAGCGCTGA
- a CDS encoding xanthine dehydrogenase family protein molybdopterin-binding subunit has translation MTSPTDLTSAASVADEAQATEPFGLGSSALRSDALPKALGIYPYAADLWAEGLLWGAVLRSPHPHARIVSVDTSAALAVPGVHAVITAADLPAGPEGTQDGAPHGPIVADRPILAAGVVRHHGEPVAAVAADHPDTARLAAAAIVVEYELLEPVTDPEQSFNVPPLHPDGNLFRHLPLRSGDAEAVGEVIVEGLYQVGRQDPAPIGAEAGLAVPRPDGGVELHLSSTDPHGDRDRTAACLGLEPDRVRLVVTGVPGATADREDLSFQVTLALLALRTGRPVKMTLTREESFHTHTSRHPALLRYRHHADAEGRLVKVEAQILLDGGAYADVSSEALAAATAFSVGPYVCPNVFVDAWAVRTNNPPAGRMRGEGALQTCFAYESQLDQLAARLGIDPLEIRRRNAMATGDPMPTGQAVTCPAPVAALLDAVAESPLPVLPVDDPEGDWLLPGGPGGAGDPSAVRRGIGYAVGMVHMLGAEGEDEVSTATVRVSGDHATVICAAVDSGQGFATLARQIVQSVLGVTEVYIAPVDSDQSIAGPSARGRHTWVSGGAVERAALMVRHQLLQPIAANFGMSVELLSIADGKITSYDGVLGMPVSEALEGKELWATAQCRPHPTEPLDEAGQGDAFVSIAFCAMRAVVDVDIELGAVRVVDVTVAQDVGRALNPRQIEDRIEAGVAQGIGLALLEDLRTEGGRLANPSLTGYRLPTALDTCDVRIAALLEERDVVATFGAKAVSAVPAVVAPAAVAAAVRAATGLPVGRLPILAEDAIVG, from the coding sequence ATGACCTCGCCCACCGACCTCACCTCGGCGGCCTCCGTCGCCGACGAGGCGCAGGCCACCGAGCCGTTCGGCCTCGGCAGCTCCGCGCTGCGCAGCGACGCCCTCCCCAAGGCGCTCGGCATCTACCCCTACGCCGCCGACCTGTGGGCCGAGGGCCTGCTCTGGGGCGCCGTCCTGCGCTCGCCGCACCCGCACGCCCGCATCGTCTCCGTCGACACCTCCGCCGCCCTGGCCGTCCCCGGCGTGCACGCCGTCATCACCGCCGCCGACCTGCCCGCAGGGCCCGAGGGCACCCAGGACGGCGCCCCGCACGGCCCGATCGTCGCCGACCGGCCGATCCTGGCGGCCGGAGTGGTCCGCCACCACGGCGAGCCGGTCGCCGCCGTCGCCGCCGACCACCCCGACACCGCGCGGCTCGCCGCCGCCGCCATCGTGGTCGAGTACGAGCTGCTGGAGCCGGTCACCGACCCCGAGCAGTCCTTCAACGTCCCGCCGCTGCACCCCGACGGCAACCTCTTCCGCCACCTGCCGCTGCGCAGCGGCGACGCGGAGGCGGTCGGCGAGGTCATCGTCGAGGGCCTCTACCAGGTCGGCCGTCAGGACCCGGCCCCGATCGGTGCCGAGGCCGGCCTCGCCGTCCCCCGCCCCGACGGCGGCGTCGAGCTGCACCTCTCCTCCACCGACCCGCACGGCGACCGCGACCGCACCGCCGCCTGCCTCGGCCTGGAGCCGGACCGCGTCCGCCTGGTCGTCACCGGCGTCCCCGGCGCCACCGCCGACCGCGAGGACCTCTCCTTCCAGGTCACCCTCGCCCTGCTCGCCCTGCGCACCGGGCGCCCCGTGAAGATGACCCTCACCCGCGAGGAGTCCTTCCACACCCACACCTCGCGCCACCCCGCCCTGCTGCGCTACCGCCACCACGCGGACGCCGAGGGCAGGCTGGTCAAGGTCGAGGCGCAGATCCTGCTGGACGGCGGCGCGTACGCCGACGTCTCCTCGGAGGCGCTGGCCGCCGCCACCGCCTTCTCGGTCGGCCCGTACGTCTGCCCCAACGTCTTCGTGGACGCCTGGGCCGTGCGCACCAACAACCCGCCCGCCGGGCGGATGCGCGGCGAGGGCGCCCTGCAGACCTGCTTCGCGTACGAGTCCCAGCTCGACCAGCTGGCCGCCCGGCTCGGGATCGACCCGCTGGAGATCCGCCGGCGCAACGCCATGGCGACCGGCGATCCGATGCCCACCGGACAGGCCGTCACCTGCCCCGCCCCGGTCGCCGCACTGCTCGACGCGGTCGCCGAGTCGCCGCTGCCCGTTCTCCCGGTGGACGACCCCGAGGGCGACTGGCTGCTCCCGGGCGGCCCGGGAGGTGCCGGCGACCCCTCCGCCGTGCGGCGCGGGATCGGCTACGCGGTCGGCATGGTGCACATGCTGGGCGCCGAGGGCGAGGACGAGGTCTCGACCGCGACCGTCCGGGTCAGCGGCGACCACGCCACCGTGATCTGCGCCGCCGTCGACTCCGGCCAGGGCTTCGCGACCCTGGCCCGGCAGATCGTCCAGTCCGTGCTCGGGGTCACCGAGGTCTACATCGCGCCGGTCGACAGCGACCAGTCCATCGCCGGCCCCTCCGCCAGGGGCCGGCACACCTGGGTGTCCGGCGGAGCGGTCGAGCGGGCGGCGCTGATGGTGCGTCACCAGCTGCTCCAGCCGATCGCCGCCAACTTCGGCATGTCGGTCGAGCTGCTCTCGATCGCCGACGGCAAGATCACCTCGTACGACGGCGTGCTCGGCATGCCGGTCAGCGAGGCCCTGGAGGGCAAGGAGCTCTGGGCCACCGCCCAGTGCCGCCCGCACCCGACCGAGCCGCTGGACGAGGCCGGGCAGGGGGACGCCTTCGTCTCCATCGCGTTCTGCGCGATGCGGGCGGTGGTCGACGTGGACATCGAGCTCGGCGCTGTCCGGGTCGTCGATGTGACGGTGGCCCAGGACGTCGGCCGGGCACTCAACCCGCGCCAGATCGAGGACCGGATCGAGGCCGGCGTCGCCCAGGGCATCGGCCTGGCCCTGCTGGAGGACCTCCGTACGGAGGGCGGCCGGCTCGCCAACCCCTCCCTGACCGGCTACCGCCTGCCGACCGCCCTGGACACCTGCGACGTGCGGATCGCCGCCCTGCTGGAGGAGCGCGACGTGGTCGCCACCTTCGGCGCCAAGGCCGTCAGCGCCGTCCCGGCGGTGGTGGCTCCGGCGGCCGTGGCCGCGGCCGTCCGCGCGGCGACGGGCCTGCCGGTCGGGCGTCTGCCGATCCTCGCCGAGGACGCGATCGTCGGCTGA
- a CDS encoding FAD binding domain-containing protein, with the protein MLPASLDEAVEALAATPGAVPVAGATDLMEAVNAGRLRPAALIGLGRITELRGWRYEDGGTAVLGAGLTHARMDRPDFAALIPALADAARTAGPPQVRNVGTLGGNIATAAPAGDTLPVLAALEATVTLARAGATREVPVSHLLTGLDPLRPGELLTWVRVPLLHAPQVFLKSTGRSGPARAAASVALVLDPARRAVRCAVGAVAPVPLRPLEAEAWVAGCIDWDARGEEGAVTIDPAAAAAFGEYVAGACIPDGALDGEGAGATAARLRRTVSVLARRALGRALK; encoded by the coding sequence ATGCTGCCGGCCTCGCTCGACGAGGCCGTCGAGGCGCTGGCCGCCACTCCCGGCGCAGTGCCGGTGGCCGGTGCCACCGACCTGATGGAAGCCGTCAACGCCGGGCGGCTCCGCCCCGCCGCCCTGATCGGCCTCGGCCGGATCACCGAACTGCGCGGCTGGCGCTACGAGGACGGCGGCACCGCCGTCCTCGGCGCAGGGCTGACCCACGCCCGGATGGACCGCCCGGACTTCGCCGCACTGATCCCCGCCCTCGCCGACGCCGCCCGGACCGCAGGCCCCCCGCAGGTCCGCAACGTCGGCACCCTCGGCGGCAACATCGCCACCGCCGCCCCCGCCGGCGACACCCTCCCCGTGCTCGCCGCCCTCGAGGCCACCGTCACCCTCGCCCGGGCCGGCGCCACCCGCGAGGTCCCGGTCAGCCACCTGCTCACCGGCCTCGACCCGCTGCGACCCGGCGAACTGCTCACCTGGGTCCGGGTGCCCCTGCTGCACGCCCCGCAGGTTTTCCTCAAGTCCACCGGCCGCAGCGGCCCGGCCCGCGCCGCCGCCTCCGTCGCCCTCGTCCTCGACCCCGCCAGGCGCGCCGTGCGCTGCGCCGTCGGTGCCGTCGCCCCCGTACCGCTGCGGCCGCTGGAGGCCGAGGCCTGGGTGGCCGGCTGCATCGACTGGGACGCCCGGGGCGAGGAAGGGGCCGTCACCATCGACCCCGCCGCCGCGGCCGCCTTCGGCGAGTACGTGGCCGGCGCCTGCATCCCCGACGGGGCGCTGGACGGCGAGGGGGCGGGCGCAACGGCCGCGCGGCTGCGGCGTACCGTATCGGTGCTGGCCCGACGGGCACTGGGAAGGGCGCTGAAGTGA
- a CDS encoding beta-N-acetylhexosaminidase, whose amino-acid sequence MDLIPAPQRVQTWEPHEWTFELSAKTRIAAAHGAEGVARWLRAELSAATGFTFDACSLDEGRRTAHAVCLDFDPELRASSGREAYRMSVDVYGASIRGGGRPGLFYAAQTLRQLLGPRAFRKAPIDGPRWKIPDILIEDAPRFGWRGVLLDVSRHFLPKADVLRFLDLMAVHKLNVLHLHLTDDQGWRVEIKRYPRLTEVGAWRERSMVGFRAGERRDDRPHGGYYTQDDLREIVSYATKRHITVVPEIDLPGHSQAAIAAYPELGNADVVDTAALGVWTDWGINPNVLNVSEGTLRFFEGVLEELLEIFPSEFIHLGGDECPKDQWRASPAAQARIKELGLADEDELQSWFIRHFDRWLAARGRRLIGWDEILEGGLAIAAEPKGAPVAKATSDKRPTKEGAPEGGASAPDDERPEARRRSRAAVSSWRGYAGGVAAARAGHDVVMCPEQHVYLDHRQAAGEDEPIPVGYVRSLEDVYRFEPVPAELDEAAARHVIGTQANLWTEFMADARDIDYRAFPRLAAFAEVAWSAPAARDFADFERRMTTHYARLDALGVEYRPPGGPHPWQRRPGVVGRPLDGPPPAG is encoded by the coding sequence ATGGACCTCATCCCTGCCCCGCAGCGCGTCCAGACGTGGGAGCCCCACGAGTGGACGTTCGAGCTGTCTGCGAAGACCCGGATCGCCGCGGCCCACGGGGCCGAGGGCGTCGCCCGCTGGCTGCGCGCGGAGCTGAGCGCCGCGACCGGGTTCACCTTCGACGCGTGCTCGCTCGACGAGGGCCGCCGCACGGCGCACGCCGTCTGCCTGGACTTCGACCCCGAGCTGCGGGCGAGCTCCGGCCGTGAGGCGTACCGGATGTCCGTCGACGTGTACGGCGCGAGCATCCGCGGCGGCGGGCGGCCGGGCCTCTTCTACGCCGCACAGACCCTCCGCCAGCTGCTCGGGCCCCGGGCCTTCCGGAAGGCACCGATCGACGGCCCGCGCTGGAAGATCCCGGACATCCTGATCGAGGACGCTCCCCGCTTCGGCTGGCGCGGCGTTCTGCTGGACGTCTCCCGGCACTTCCTGCCCAAGGCGGACGTGCTGCGCTTCCTCGACCTGATGGCCGTGCACAAGCTCAACGTGCTCCACCTGCACCTCACGGACGACCAGGGCTGGCGGGTCGAGATCAAGCGCTACCCGCGGCTCACCGAGGTCGGCGCCTGGCGGGAGCGCTCGATGGTCGGGTTCCGGGCGGGGGAGCGCAGGGACGACCGGCCGCACGGGGGTTACTACACCCAGGACGACCTGCGCGAGATCGTCTCGTACGCCACGAAGCGGCACATCACCGTCGTCCCCGAGATCGACCTGCCGGGCCACTCCCAGGCCGCCATCGCGGCCTACCCGGAGCTCGGGAATGCCGATGTGGTGGACACCGCCGCGCTGGGCGTCTGGACCGACTGGGGGATCAACCCCAACGTACTGAACGTCTCCGAGGGGACGCTGCGCTTCTTCGAGGGCGTCCTGGAGGAGCTGCTGGAGATCTTCCCCTCCGAGTTCATCCACCTCGGCGGCGACGAGTGCCCCAAGGACCAGTGGCGGGCCAGCCCGGCCGCCCAGGCCCGGATCAAGGAGCTGGGGCTGGCCGACGAGGACGAGCTGCAGAGCTGGTTCATCCGGCACTTCGACCGCTGGCTGGCGGCCCGCGGGCGCCGGCTGATCGGCTGGGACGAGATCCTCGAAGGGGGCCTTGCCATTGCTGCCGAGCCGAAGGGCGCGCCGGTGGCGAAAGCGACGAGCGACAAGCGACCGACGAAGGAGGGAGCGCCGGAGGGAGGAGCGTCGGCACCGGACGATGAGCGCCCGGAGGCGAGGCGGCGGTCACGTGCCGCAGTGTCCTCCTGGCGGGGCTACGCGGGCGGGGTCGCCGCCGCGAGGGCCGGCCACGACGTGGTGATGTGCCCCGAGCAGCACGTCTACCTGGACCACCGGCAGGCGGCCGGCGAGGACGAGCCCATCCCGGTCGGGTACGTCCGCAGCCTGGAGGACGTCTACCGCTTCGAGCCCGTACCGGCGGAGCTCGACGAAGCGGCCGCCCGCCATGTGATCGGGACCCAGGCCAACCTGTGGACGGAGTTCATGGCCGACGCCCGGGACATCGACTACCGGGCCTTCCCCAGGCTCGCGGCCTTCGCGGAGGTGGCCTGGTCCGCCCCCGCCGCCCGCGACTTCGCCGACTTCGAGCGGCGGATGACCACCCACTACGCCCGGCTGGACGCCCTCGGCGTCGAGTACCGCCCGCCCGGCGGCCCGCACCCCTGGCAGCGCCGTCCCGGCGTCGTCGGCCGTCCGCTGGACGGGCCTCCGCCCGCCGGGTGA
- a CDS encoding DUF3039 domain-containing protein: protein MSTLEPERGLGTGTLVEPVPQVSHGDGDHERFAHYVQKDKIMESALSGSPVVALCGKVWVPGRDPKKYPVCPMCKEIFDGIGKPEGGDDKS, encoded by the coding sequence ATGAGCACTCTTGAGCCCGAGCGCGGCCTCGGCACCGGCACCCTGGTCGAGCCCGTCCCCCAGGTCTCCCATGGGGACGGCGACCACGAGCGCTTCGCGCACTACGTCCAGAAGGACAAGATCATGGAGAGCGCCCTCTCGGGCTCTCCCGTGGTGGCGCTGTGCGGCAAGGTCTGGGTGCCCGGGCGTGACCCGAAGAAGTACCCGGTCTGTCCGATGTGCAAGGAGATCTTCGACGGCATCGGCAAGCCCGAGGGCGGCGACGACAAGAGCTGA
- a CDS encoding YqgE/AlgH family protein, with translation MTPALSHTGRLLVATPLLTDPNFVRAVVLLLDHDAQGALGVVLNRPTPIEVAAVLDGWADLAGRPSVVFQGGPVALDSALAVAVVPGEPGQAEPLGWRRVHGAIGLVDLEAPPEVLVGELGGLRVFAGYAGWSPGQLENELAEGAWYVVDCEPGDIFCPEPERLWRSVLRRQRGPLAMLATYPDDPTLN, from the coding sequence ATGACCCCGGCCCTCTCCCACACCGGCCGACTCCTCGTCGCGACGCCCCTGCTGACCGACCCGAACTTCGTCCGGGCCGTCGTGCTGCTCCTCGACCACGATGCCCAGGGCGCGCTCGGCGTGGTGCTCAACCGCCCGACCCCGATCGAGGTCGCCGCGGTGCTCGACGGGTGGGCCGACCTGGCCGGACGTCCCTCCGTGGTGTTCCAGGGCGGCCCGGTGGCGCTCGACTCGGCGCTCGCGGTCGCGGTGGTGCCCGGCGAGCCGGGGCAGGCCGAACCGCTCGGCTGGCGGCGGGTGCACGGTGCGATCGGCCTGGTCGACCTGGAGGCGCCGCCCGAGGTGCTGGTCGGCGAGCTCGGCGGCCTGCGGGTGTTCGCCGGGTACGCGGGCTGGTCGCCCGGCCAGCTGGAGAACGAGCTCGCCGAGGGCGCCTGGTACGTCGTCGACTGTGAGCCTGGCGACATCTTCTGTCCGGAGCCGGAGCGGCTCTGGCGCTCGGTGCTGCGCCGCCAGCGGGGGCCGCTGGCGATGCTGGCCACCTATCCGGACGACCCGACGCTGAACTGA